The following coding sequences lie in one Panicum virgatum strain AP13 chromosome 6N, P.virgatum_v5, whole genome shotgun sequence genomic window:
- the LOC120678080 gene encoding uncharacterized protein LOC120678080 yields MRPAPLPRPWHAEETALGLIVFLPQIRCGDGKIFCERALPTRAPTLAPAILPYISHPCFSIQAQSAPPLLQSWLLSPVLLRRNQMLTREKRSGASERKVPPPPSPAPPPQPVPAGAPPPPFPSVPAGAPPPFTSGPAGQLPPAPLAAGWGGYVNFSSDHSPDPTSNISDDWDDFLAEEGIFDDVIDEATQVLMSSLEDLHEAAYDPRSAPRKYIRRPREQYHQHLVDDYFSDNPLYPPNVFRRRFRMSRPLFLRIVDELGKWSDYFITKLDALNRQGLTPLQKCTTAIRQLANGSAADHLDEYLKIGDSTGLEAMKMFAEGVIAVFGGHYLRHPTVEDAERLLKIGESQGFPGMFGSIDCMHWQWERCPNAWKGQFTRGDQKVPTIILEAVASHDLWIWHAFFGVAGSNNDINVLNQSTLFIEELKGQAPQVHYAVNGNQYSTGYYLADGIYPEWAVFVKSISLPITEKDKLFAQEQESKRKDIERAFGVLRRRFCILKRPARLHDRGQLEKVVLACLILHNMIVEDEKTNDNIEEDLDLNEAPSTTTVHAPAFSPEDYVTFERVLEKDADIRDSSTHKQLKKDLIEHIWRRSRARRNTS; encoded by the exons ATGAGGCCGGCACCGTTACCCAGGCCTTGGCACGCGGAAGAAACTGCACTGGGGCTCATCGTGTTTCTTCCGCAGATCCGGTGCGGCGACGGGAAAATTTTCTGCGAGCGAGCTCTTCCCACCCGCGCCCCGACCCTCGCTCCCGCCATTCTCCCGTATATCTCCCACCCTTGCTTTTCCATCCAGGCCCAATCCGCACCACCCCTGCTCCAATCGTGGCTCCTCTCGCCGGTGCTTCTCCGACGGAACCAGATGCTGACCAGGGAGAAGAGAAGTGGAGCGAGCGAGCGgaaggtgccgccgccgccatcaccagcaccaccaccacagccAGTTccagcgggagcgccgccgccgccgttcccttCGGTTCctgcgggagcgccgccgccgttcactTCGGGTCCTGCTGGGCAACTGCCGCCGGCACCTCTTGCTGCAGGATG GGGAGGTTATGTTAATTTCTCTTCTGACCACTCTCCTGACCCAACAAGCAACATCTCTGATGACTGGGATGACTTCCTCGCCGAGGAGGGAATTTTTGATGATGTCATCGATGAGGCAACTCAAGTTCTGATGTCAAGCTTAGAAGATCTGCATGAAGCTGCGTATGATCCTCGAAGTGCTCCAAGGAAGTACATCAGAAGGCCAAGGGAGCAGTACCATCAGCATCTGGTTGATGATTATTTCTCAGATAATCCTCTGTACCCGCCAAATGTTTTTCGACGGAGATTCCGTATGTCCAGGCCACTCTTTCTACGCATCGTTGATGAGTTAGGAAAATGGTCTGATTATTTCATTACAAAGTTGGATGCTCTTAATCGTCAAGGCCTAACACCACTGCAGAAATGCACGACGGCTATTCGTCAATTGGCTAATGGTAGTGCTGCAGATCATCTAGATGAATATTTAAAAATTGGTGACAGTACTGGATTAGAGGCGATGAAGATGTTTGCTGAAGGTGTTATCGCAGTTTTTGGTGGACACTATTTGAGGCACCCTACTGTGGAAGATGCTGAGCGTTTGCTTAAAATTGGCGAGAGTCAAGGTTTTCCTGGCATGTTCGGTAGTATTGACTGTATGCATTGGCAGTGGGAAAGATGTCCCAATGCATGGAAGGGCCAATTCACTCGGGGTGATCAAAAAGTCCCAACCATAATACTTGAGGCCGTGGCTTCTCATGATCTTTGGATTTGGCATGCATTCTTTGGAGTTGCTGGTTCTAATAATGATATCAATGTTCTTAACCAATCAACTCTATTTATTGAAGAGCTAAAGGGGCAAGCTCCTCAAGTGCACTACGCGGTCAATGGAAATCAGTACAGTACTGGTTATTATCTTGCTGATGGAATATACCCTGAATGGGCTGTATTTGTGAAGAGCATATCCTTGCCGATCACGGAGAAGGACAAATTATTTGCACAGgaacaagaatcgaagagaaaGGATATTGAACGAGCATTTGGTGTCTTGCGACGTCGCTTTTGCATTTTGAAGAGACCAGCTCGTCTACATGATCGAGGACAACTTGAGAAAGTTGTGCTAGCGTGCCTCATACTTCACAATATGATAGTCGAAGATGAAAAAACAAATGACAATATTGAAGAGGATCTTGATTTGAACGAGGCTCCAAGTACAACGACTGTTCATGCACCAGCGTTCTCCCCTGAAGATTATGTCACATTTGAAAGAGTACTAGAGAAGGATGCTGATATTCGAGATAGCTCAACCCATAAACAACTTAAGAAGGATTTGATTGAGCATATTTGGAGAAGGTCAAGGGCCCGCCGAAACACATCTTGA
- the LOC120679886 gene encoding uncharacterized protein LOC120679886: MSSLEDLHEAAYDPRSAPRKYIRRPREQYHQHLVDDYFSDNPLYPPNVFRRRFRMSRPLFLRIVDELGKWSDYFITKLDALNRQGLTPLQKCTTAIRQLANGSAADHLDEYLKIGDSTGLEAMKMFAEGVIAVFGGHYLRHPTVEDAERLLKIGESQGFPGMFGSIDCMHWQWERCPNAWKGQFTRGDQKVPTIILEAVASHDLWIWHAFFGVAGSNNDINVLNQSTLFIEELKGQAPQVHYAVNGNQYSTGYYLADGIYPEWAVFVKSISLPITEKDKLFAQEQESKRKDIERAFGVLRRRFCILKRPARLHDRGQLEKVVLACLILHNMIVEDEKTNDNIEEDLDLNEAPSTTTVHAPAFSPEDYVTFERVLEKDADIRDSSTHKQLKKDLIEHIWRRSRARRNTS, from the coding sequence ATGTCAAGCTTAGAAGATCTGCATGAAGCTGCGTATGATCCTCGAAGTGCTCCAAGGAAGTACATCAGAAGGCCAAGGGAGCAGTACCATCAGCATCTGGTTGATGATTATTTCTCAGATAATCCTCTGTACCCGCCAAATGTTTTTCGACGGAGATTCCGTATGTCCAGGCCACTCTTTCTACGCATCGTTGATGAGTTAGGAAAATGGTCTGATTATTTCATTACAAAGTTGGATGCTCTTAATCGTCAAGGCCTAACACCACTGCAAAAATGCACGACGGCTATTCGTCAATTGGCTAATGGTAGTGCTGCAGATCATCTAGATGAATATTTAAAAATTGGTGACAGTACTGGATTAGAGGCGATGAAGATGTTTGCTGAAGGTGTTATCGCAGTTTTTGGTGGACACTATTTGAGGCACCCTACTGTGGAAGATGCTGAGCGTTTGCTTAAAATTGGCGAGAGTCAAGGTTTTCCTGGCATGTTCGGTAGTATTGACTGTATGCATTGGCAGTGGGAAAGATGTCCCAATGCATGGAAGGGCCAATTCACTCGGGGTGATCAAAAAGTCCCAACCATAATACTTGAGGCCGTGGCTTCTCATGATCTTTGGATTTGGCATGCATTCTTTGGAGTTGCTGGTTCTAATAATGATATCAATGTTCTTAACCAATCAACTCTATTTATTGAAGAGCTAAAGGGGCAAGCTCCTCAAGTGCACTACGCGGTCAATGGAAATCAGTACAGTACTGGTTATTATCTTGCTGATGGAATATACCCTGAATGGGCTGTATTTGTGAAGAGCATATCCTTGCCGATCACGGAGAAGGACAAATTATTTGCACAGgaacaagaatcgaagagaaaGGATATTGAACGAGCATTTGGTGTCTTGCGACGTCGCTTTTGCATTTTGAAGAGACCAGCTCGTCTACATGATCGAGGACAACTTGAGAAAGTTGTGCTAGCGTGCCTCATACTTCACAATATGATAGTCGAAGATGAAAAAACAAATGACAATATTGAAGAGGATCTTGATTTGAACGAGGCTCCAAGTACAACGACTGTTCATGCACCAGCGTTCTCCCCTGAAGATTATGTCACATTTGAAAGAGTACTAGAGAAGGATGCTGATATTCGAGATAGCTCAACCCATAAACAACTTAAGAAGGATTTGATTGAGCATATTTGGAGAAGGTCAAGGGCCCGCCGAAACACATCTTGA